The following are encoded together in the Lathyrus oleraceus cultivar Zhongwan6 chromosome 3, CAAS_Psat_ZW6_1.0, whole genome shotgun sequence genome:
- the LOC127132604 gene encoding receptor-like cytoplasmic kinase 176 isoform X2 produces the protein MLIDILKKVQGLLLKWMLILSYLVLMIKFGAHATIGALSPANPPIYGPLINPSHPPKSSHFSIQFKKRSEWKPPISGFKNIAPIHSTEAAVPSVLAQPPLTPHASNCCKQDMVLKRGGKGCHCVYPIKLDILLLNVSQSPDWDKFLEELATQLGLQNNTQIDLINFYVINFSTLNISMDITPHKGISFSANEASKINSSLSMHKVRLDPGLVGGYKLLNIIWFEPPPPTQAPTLTASPEKAPLYHSPTATSLSSSNKGGHSNLFLVLGIAIGMLFIAIVSILIFCLCTLLSKEKTPPIETEKPRTENAVSAGGSIPHPTSTRFIAFEELKEATNNFEPASVLGEGGFGKVFKGILSDGTSVAIKRLTNGGQQGDKEFLAEVEMLSRLHHRNLVKLVGYYSNRESSQNLLCYELVPNGSLEAWLHGPMGINCPLDWDTRMKIALDAARGLSYLHEDSQPCVIHRDFKASNILLENNFHAKVADFGLAKQAPEGGANYLSTRVMGTFGYVAPEYAMTGHLLVKSDVYSYGVVLLELLTGRKPVDMSQPSGQENLVTWARPILRDKDRLDEIADPKLGGKYPNEDFVRVCTIAAACVAPEANQRPTMGEVVQSLKMVQRITEYHDSVLASSNTQTNLRQSSSTFEFDGASSVFSSGPYSGLSAAFDNDNISRTVVFSEDLHEGR, from the exons ATGTTAATCG ATATATTAAAAAAGGTCCAGGGCTTATTGCTGAAATGGATGCTTATATTATCTTACCTGGTATTGATGATCAAGTTTGGTGCACATG CAACAATTGGAGCACTGTCCCCGGCCAACCCTCCTATATATGGCCCTTTAATAAACCCTAGTCACCCCCCTAAAAGTTCACATTTTTCCATCCAATTCAAGAAGAGGAGTGAATGGAAACCTCCAATTTCCGGCTTTAAAAATATTGCTCCTATTCATTCTACGGAAGCTGCAGTCCCTTCTGTTTTGGCTCAGCCACCGTTGACCCCTCATGCTTCCA ATTGTTGTAAACAAGACATGGTGTTGAAACGAGGCGGTAAGGGTTGCCACTGTGTATATCCCATAAAGCTAGACATTCTTCTTTTGAATGTCTCTCAGAGTCCTGATTGGGATAAATTTCTTGAAGAATTAGCTACCCAGCTAGGGTTGCAAAATAATACCCAGATTGACCTGATAAACTTTTATGtaatcaacttttcaacattaAATATCTCAATGGATATTACTCCACATAAAGGCATCAGTTTCTCTGCCAATGAAGCTTCTAAAATAAACTCTTCACTTTCAATGCATAAGGTGCGCCTAGACCCTGGATTAGTAGGTGGGTACAAACTTCTCAACATAATCTGGTTTGAACCTCCACCTCCAACTCAAG CACCTACTTTAACTGCTTCGCCAGAGAAAGCACCTTTATATCATTCACCTACGGCTACATCATTGAGTTCTTCAAATAAGGGAGGGCATTCAAATCTATTTCTTGTTCTTGGAATTGCTATTGGCATGCTCTTCATTGCAATTGTATCTATATTAATATTCTGCTTGTGCACGCTGCTGTCAAAGGAAAAAACACCCCCCATTGAAACTG AAAAGCCAAGGACAGAGAATGCTGTTTCAGCTGGGGGTTCTATTCCCCACCCAACCAGTACACGATTTATTGCTTTTGAAGAACTTAAAGAAGCCACAAACAATTTTGAACCTGCAAGTGTACTTGGAGAAGGAGGGTTTGGTAAGGTTTTTAAAGGTATCTTAAGTGATGGTACTTCTGTTGCAATTAAGAGGCTTACAAATGGAGGGCAACAGGGTGACAAAGAGTTTTTGGCCGAGGTTGAAATGCTTAGTCGGTTGCATCATCGTAACCTTGTAAAACTAGTGGGATACTATAGTAATCGTGAGTCGTCACAAAATCTACTTTGCTATGAGCTTGTCCCTAATGGAAGTTTGGAGGCTTGGCTTCATG GTCCAATGGGAATAAATTGTCCTCTAGATTGGGACACCAGAATGAAGATTGCTCTCGATGCTGCAAGAGGACTTTCATACCTACATGAAGACTCACAGCCATGTGTAATACACAGAGATTTCAAAGCATCCAACATATTGCTCGAAAATAATTTTCATGCTAAGGTTGCAGATTTTGGTCTTGCTAAGCAGGCACCTGAAGGCGGAGCTAATTATTTGTCTACTCGTGTCATGGGCACATTTGG GTACGTAGCTCCCGAGTATGCCATGACTGGACACCTACTTGTTAAAAGTGATGTGTATAGCTATGGAGTTGTTTTGCTAGAACTGCTCACTGGAAGGAAACCCGTGGATATGTCACAGCCATCTGGACAAGAGAACCTTGTTACCTGG GCCAGACCGATCCTTAGAGATAAAGACCGGTTAGATGAGATTGCTGATCCGAAGCTTGGGGGAAAGTATCCAAACGAAGATTTTGTACGCGTGTGCACGATTGCAGCAGCATGTGTTGCTCCTGAAGCAAACCAACGACCGACAATGGGTGAAGTGGTGCAGTCACTTAAAATGGTGCAGCGAATCACAGAATACCATGATTCAGTGCTAGCCTCATCCAATACACAGACCAATCTGAGACAGTCCTCTAGCACGTTTGAGTTTGACGGAGCATCGTCAGTGTTCTCTTCAGGCCCATACTCCGGTTTAAGTGCCGCCTTTGACAATGACAACATTTCTAGGACAGTGGTTTTCTCTGAGGATCTTCATGAAGGACGATGA
- the LOC127132604 gene encoding probable serine/threonine-protein kinase PIX13 isoform X1, translating into MLIDILKKVQGLLLKWMLILSYLVLMIKFGAHGKTLEPPLLSAARSSLKHWNSHGSKYVLSHGAATIGALSPANPPIYGPLINPSHPPKSSHFSIQFKKRSEWKPPISGFKNIAPIHSTEAAVPSVLAQPPLTPHASNCCKQDMVLKRGGKGCHCVYPIKLDILLLNVSQSPDWDKFLEELATQLGLQNNTQIDLINFYVINFSTLNISMDITPHKGISFSANEASKINSSLSMHKVRLDPGLVGGYKLLNIIWFEPPPPTQAPTLTASPEKAPLYHSPTATSLSSSNKGGHSNLFLVLGIAIGMLFIAIVSILIFCLCTLLSKEKTPPIETEKPRTENAVSAGGSIPHPTSTRFIAFEELKEATNNFEPASVLGEGGFGKVFKGILSDGTSVAIKRLTNGGQQGDKEFLAEVEMLSRLHHRNLVKLVGYYSNRESSQNLLCYELVPNGSLEAWLHGPMGINCPLDWDTRMKIALDAARGLSYLHEDSQPCVIHRDFKASNILLENNFHAKVADFGLAKQAPEGGANYLSTRVMGTFGYVAPEYAMTGHLLVKSDVYSYGVVLLELLTGRKPVDMSQPSGQENLVTWARPILRDKDRLDEIADPKLGGKYPNEDFVRVCTIAAACVAPEANQRPTMGEVVQSLKMVQRITEYHDSVLASSNTQTNLRQSSSTFEFDGASSVFSSGPYSGLSAAFDNDNISRTVVFSEDLHEGR; encoded by the exons ATGTTAATCG ATATATTAAAAAAGGTCCAGGGCTTATTGCTGAAATGGATGCTTATATTATCTTACCTGGTATTGATGATCAAGTTTGGTGCACATGGTAAAACACTGGAACCTCCATTGCTATCTGCTGCTAGATCATCTTTGAAACACTGGAACTCCCACGGGTCTAAGTATGTGCTTTCTCATGGTGCAGCAACAATTGGAGCACTGTCCCCGGCCAACCCTCCTATATATGGCCCTTTAATAAACCCTAGTCACCCCCCTAAAAGTTCACATTTTTCCATCCAATTCAAGAAGAGGAGTGAATGGAAACCTCCAATTTCCGGCTTTAAAAATATTGCTCCTATTCATTCTACGGAAGCTGCAGTCCCTTCTGTTTTGGCTCAGCCACCGTTGACCCCTCATGCTTCCA ATTGTTGTAAACAAGACATGGTGTTGAAACGAGGCGGTAAGGGTTGCCACTGTGTATATCCCATAAAGCTAGACATTCTTCTTTTGAATGTCTCTCAGAGTCCTGATTGGGATAAATTTCTTGAAGAATTAGCTACCCAGCTAGGGTTGCAAAATAATACCCAGATTGACCTGATAAACTTTTATGtaatcaacttttcaacattaAATATCTCAATGGATATTACTCCACATAAAGGCATCAGTTTCTCTGCCAATGAAGCTTCTAAAATAAACTCTTCACTTTCAATGCATAAGGTGCGCCTAGACCCTGGATTAGTAGGTGGGTACAAACTTCTCAACATAATCTGGTTTGAACCTCCACCTCCAACTCAAG CACCTACTTTAACTGCTTCGCCAGAGAAAGCACCTTTATATCATTCACCTACGGCTACATCATTGAGTTCTTCAAATAAGGGAGGGCATTCAAATCTATTTCTTGTTCTTGGAATTGCTATTGGCATGCTCTTCATTGCAATTGTATCTATATTAATATTCTGCTTGTGCACGCTGCTGTCAAAGGAAAAAACACCCCCCATTGAAACTG AAAAGCCAAGGACAGAGAATGCTGTTTCAGCTGGGGGTTCTATTCCCCACCCAACCAGTACACGATTTATTGCTTTTGAAGAACTTAAAGAAGCCACAAACAATTTTGAACCTGCAAGTGTACTTGGAGAAGGAGGGTTTGGTAAGGTTTTTAAAGGTATCTTAAGTGATGGTACTTCTGTTGCAATTAAGAGGCTTACAAATGGAGGGCAACAGGGTGACAAAGAGTTTTTGGCCGAGGTTGAAATGCTTAGTCGGTTGCATCATCGTAACCTTGTAAAACTAGTGGGATACTATAGTAATCGTGAGTCGTCACAAAATCTACTTTGCTATGAGCTTGTCCCTAATGGAAGTTTGGAGGCTTGGCTTCATG GTCCAATGGGAATAAATTGTCCTCTAGATTGGGACACCAGAATGAAGATTGCTCTCGATGCTGCAAGAGGACTTTCATACCTACATGAAGACTCACAGCCATGTGTAATACACAGAGATTTCAAAGCATCCAACATATTGCTCGAAAATAATTTTCATGCTAAGGTTGCAGATTTTGGTCTTGCTAAGCAGGCACCTGAAGGCGGAGCTAATTATTTGTCTACTCGTGTCATGGGCACATTTGG GTACGTAGCTCCCGAGTATGCCATGACTGGACACCTACTTGTTAAAAGTGATGTGTATAGCTATGGAGTTGTTTTGCTAGAACTGCTCACTGGAAGGAAACCCGTGGATATGTCACAGCCATCTGGACAAGAGAACCTTGTTACCTGG GCCAGACCGATCCTTAGAGATAAAGACCGGTTAGATGAGATTGCTGATCCGAAGCTTGGGGGAAAGTATCCAAACGAAGATTTTGTACGCGTGTGCACGATTGCAGCAGCATGTGTTGCTCCTGAAGCAAACCAACGACCGACAATGGGTGAAGTGGTGCAGTCACTTAAAATGGTGCAGCGAATCACAGAATACCATGATTCAGTGCTAGCCTCATCCAATACACAGACCAATCTGAGACAGTCCTCTAGCACGTTTGAGTTTGACGGAGCATCGTCAGTGTTCTCTTCAGGCCCATACTCCGGTTTAAGTGCCGCCTTTGACAATGACAACATTTCTAGGACAGTGGTTTTCTCTGAGGATCTTCATGAAGGACGATGA